The following are encoded together in the Populus trichocarpa isolate Nisqually-1 chromosome 5, P.trichocarpa_v4.1, whole genome shotgun sequence genome:
- the LOC7477647 gene encoding probable LRR receptor-like serine/threonine-protein kinase At4g36180, with the protein MSKSICNLNLSLQYLLLMITLLLLKVDSRTHPGDIRVLKDLKHGLHPESIAPGSCLSSWDFSVDPCDHIFSDRFTCGFRCDWFASDFFRVTEITLDPVGYSGLLSSTTWNLPYLQTLDVSDNSFYGSIPDSLSNLTRLRRLSLSINLLSGKMPVSLVSLDHLEELYLDNNSLHGSIPSNFSSLVSLKRLEIQENNLSGEFPDLGALKDLNYLDASDNQISGEVPSTLPVSLVELSMRNNNLRGKLPVSVGDLEFLQVLDLSHNKLSGPISSVLFDHPSLQQLTLSHNNFTFLQVPGTVGLTSNLIALDSSYNDLRGILPGFLCSMPKLSSLSLENNKFTGMIPSQYALKVAVPRSNSSSLERLLLGGNYLFGPIPSALMGLKPGSANVSLVDNCLYRCPDTFFFCQGGNQKSLVDCKKRFDTVIP; encoded by the coding sequence ATGTCAAAAAGCATATGCAATCTCAACCTTTCTCTACAGTATCTCCTTTTGATGATCACTTTACTGTTGCTTAAAGTAGATTCAAGAACGCACCCTGGAGACATACGAGTGCTCAAGGATCTAAAACATGGGCTGCACCCCGAGTCCATAGCTCCCGGATCTTGCTTGAGCTCGTGGGACTTCTCAGTGGATCCATGCGACCATATCTTCAGTGACAGATTCACTTGTGGGTTCAGGTGTGACTGGTTTGCTTCTGATTTCTTCCGAGTCACTGAGATCACTCTTGACCCAGTGGGCTACTCTGGTTTACTCTCTTCAACCACCTGGAATCTGCCTTACTTGCAAACTCTTGATGTATCAGATAACTCCTTCTATGGCTCAATCCCAGACTCACTTTCCAACCTCACTCGGCTCCGTCGACTGAGTCTCTCAATCAACTTGCTTTCTGGCAAAATGCCCGTCTCTCTCGTGTCTCTAGACCACCTCGAAGAGCTTTATCTTGATAACAACAGTCTCCATGGATCCATACCATCAAACTTCAGCTCACTTGTAAGCTTAAAAAGGCTTGAAATCCAAGAAAACAATCTCTCTGGCGAGTTTCCTGATCTGGGTGCTCTCAAAGACCTGAATTATCTGGATGCTAGTGATAACCAAATATCTGGTGAAGTTCCCTCAACACTACCGGTGTCTCTTGTTGAGCTATCTATGCGAAACAACAACTTACGAGGAAAGCTACCTGTTAGTGTAGGCGATTTGGAGTTCTTACAGGTCTTGGATCTTAGTCACAACAAGTTATCTGGTCCTATTTCATCAGTTCTTTTTGACCATCCTTCTCTTCAACAACTTACCCTTTCCCATAATAATTTCACGTTCCTGCAAGTTCCAGGTACAGTGGGTCTAACTAGCAACTTAATAGCTCTTGATTCGAGCTACAATGATCTTAGAGGCATATTACCAGGTTTTTTGTGTTCTATGCCGAAGTTGTCATCTTTGTCTCTAGAGAATAACAAGTTTACAGGAATGATACCATCCCAGTATGCTTTGAAAGTGGCTGTTCCTAGGAGCAATTCGTCCTCGTTGGAGAGGCTATTATTAGGTGGGAACTACTTGTTTGGTCCAATTCCAAGTGCTCTGATGGGTTTAAAACCGGGTTCTGCTAATGTGAGTTTGGTGGATAATTGTTTGTATAGGTGTCCTGATACCTTCTTCTTTTGTCAAGGTGGGAATCAGAAGTCATTAGTGGACTGTAAGAAGAGATTTGATACCGTGATCCCTTAG